A genomic region of Torulaspora delbrueckii CBS 1146 chromosome 7, complete genome contains the following coding sequences:
- the NAS6 gene encoding Nas6p (similar to Saccharomyces cerevisiae NAS6 (YGR232W); ancestral locus Anc_5.97), translated as MSQSLTDACMNNDLRKVQESVEDSAQNLFQRDADGRIPLHWAVSFNHKEIILYILSYMKEAQLDDYPDESGWTPFHIACAVGDIDIVGELYDRMVKPDLNLQTNQGVTALHLAVSKRHINVCEFLLRHGASVRIKDKKLQLPLHRAAASGSPVLVELLCEKKSPVNAVDINGWTPLFHALAEGHGDIAVMLVNKYDANDQLEDSKGLKAIDYSLNDQIKKYFQNHLS; from the coding sequence ATGAGCCAGTCATTAACTGATGCATGCATGAATAATGATCTAAGGAAGGTCCAGGAGTCAGTCGAAGATTCTGCTCAAAACCTATTCCAAAGAGATGCAGATGGGCGGATCCCCTTACATTGGGCAGTTTCATTCAATCATAAAGAAATTATCCTCTACATCCTATCCTATATGAAAGAAGCACAGCTTGACGATTACCCAGATGAATCTGGATGGACACCTTTCCATATAGCTTGTGCTGTTGGTGATATAGATATAGTCGGTGAACTTTACGATAGAATGGTTAAGCCAGACTTGAATCTGCAGACAAATCAGGGTGTTACAGCTCTTCACTTAGCTGTCTCCAAGAGGCACATCAACGTTTGCGAGTTTTTACTTCGCCATGGAGCCTCTGTAAGAATAAAGGACAAGAAACTACAGTTACCTTTGCATAGGGCAGCTGCCTCAGGATCACCAGTATTGGTGGAGCTACTGTGCGAAAAAAAAAGTCCAGTTAATGCAGTGGATATCAATGGTTGGACCCCTCTATTCCATGCGTTGGCAGAAGGTCATGGCGATATCGCTGTGATGTTAGTGAACAAATACGATGCAAATGATCAATTAGAAGACTCAAAGGGCTTGAAGGCAATTGATTATTCACTCAACGATCAGATTAAAAAATactttcaaaatcatctATCATAA
- the PHB2 gene encoding prohibitin subunit PHB2 (similar to Saccharomyces cerevisiae PHB2 (YGR231C); ancestral locus Anc_5.98) has product MSRSAGDFQRFARAFQQQLSKVQAGGPNGGPRGSPGRGAFAGAGGLILLGGAALFLNSALFNVDGGHRAIVYSRIGGVSSRIYNEGTHVIIPWLETPVVYDVRAKPRNVASLTGTKDLQMVNITCRVLSRPNVEQLPTIYRTLGQDYGERVLPSIVNEVLKAVVAQFNASQLITQREKVSRLIRENLVRRASNFSILLDDVSITYMTFSPEFTNAVEAKQIAQQDAQRAAFVVDKARQEKQGMVVKAQGEAKSAELIGEAIKKSKDYVELKRLDTAREIAQILARSPNRVILDNEALLLNTVVDARFKN; this is encoded by the coding sequence ATGAGTAGATCTGCTGGTGATTTCCAAAGGTTTGCTAGAGCATTCCAACAACAATTGTCAAAAGTTCAGGCGGGAGGACCTAACGGTGGTCCTCGTGGAAGTCCTGGCCGTGGTGCGTTTGCCGGTGCTGGTGGACTTATTCTACTAGGTGGTGCAGCTTTGTTCCTAAACTCTGCACTTTTTAACGTTGATGGTGGTCATAGAGCCATCGTCTACTCACGCATAGGTGGTGTCTCTTCGAGAATTTATAATGAAGGTACTCATGTTATCATCCCTTGGTTAGAAACTCCAGTAGTATATGATGTGAGAGCCAAACCACGTAATGTGGCTTCTTTAACTGGTACTAAGGATTTGCAGATGGTCAATATTACTTGTAGAGTGCTATCTCGCCCTAACGTGGAACAATTGCCCACCATTTACCGTACTTTGGGTCAGGATTACGGTGAAAGAGTTTTGCCATCTATTGTGaatgaagttttgaaggCTGTGGTTGCCCAATTCAACGCATCGCAACTGATTACGCAGAGAGAGAAGGTTTCACGCTTAATCCGTGAGAATTTAGTGCGTCGTGCCAGTAATTTCAGCATCTTACTAGATGACGTCTCCATCACCTATATGACCTTTTCTCCAGAGTTCACTAACGCCGTTGAGGCCAAGCAAATCGCACAACAGGACGCTCAAAGAGCAGCTTTTGTCGTGGACAAGGCCAGACAGGAGAAACAAGGAATGGTGGTCAAAGCACAGGGTGAAGCGAAATCTGCTGAACTTATCGGTGAGGCTATTAAGAAATCCAAGGACTACGTCGAGCTAAAAAGACTAGACACTGCAAGAGAGATCGCTCAAATTCTGGCCCGTTCTCCAAACAGAGTCATTCTTGACAACGAAGCACTACTATTGAACACAGTCGTCGACGCAAGATTCAAGAACTAA
- the BNS1 gene encoding Bns1p (similar to Saccharomyces cerevisiae BNS1 (YGR230W) and SPO12 (YHR152W); ancestral locus Anc_5.99), with amino-acid sequence MSGGAMKDTMEKKVLQAGDEQVKSRLEMLRSKSSLHRAICKKRGSGDGVAKVQKLRIRHKFASPTDSLLSPCSQKLTQHKAKLFVAKSNPTKLNFATKHQQNSDEDEDEDD; translated from the coding sequence ATGAGTGGTGGAGCAATGAAGGATACgatggaaaagaaggttTTACAAGCTGGCGATGAGCAGGTGAAGAGTCGACTAGAAATGTTGCGATCCAAAAGCTCTTTGCACCGGGCGATTTGTAAGAAACGTGGTAGTGGTGATGGGGTAGCCAAAGTTCAGAAATTGAGGATTAGACACAAGTTTGCTTCTCCCACAGATAGTCTTCTTTCGCCTTGTTCACAGAAACTGACTCAACACAAGGCCAAGTTGTTTGTGGCTAAATCTAATCCCACGAAGTTGAATTTTGCTACAAAACACCAACAAAActctgatgaggatgaggatgaggatgattGA